In a genomic window of Weissella tructae:
- the glyQ gene encoding glycine--tRNA ligase subunit alpha, which produces MSTKMSVQDIILTLQTFWAKQGAMLMEAYDTEKGAGTMSPYTFLRANGPEPWNAAYVEPSRRPADGRYGDNPNRLYQHHQFQVVMKPSPDNIQELYLESLEALGIDPLAHDIRFVEDNWENPSMGAAGIGWEIWLDGMEVTQFTYFQQVGGIPVDAVTSEITYGLERLASYIQDVPTVYDLEWGNGVLYGDIFKEPEFEHSTYSFDTSDAEMLLRHFNEYEVEAKRALEAGLVHPAYDYILKASHTFNLLDARGTVSVTERAKYLSRIRNMARMVAKAFIAERKKLGFPLLKDEALREKYLPTQEEEAK; this is translated from the coding sequence ATGAGCACAAAAATGAGTGTCCAAGATATTATTTTAACGCTTCAAACATTCTGGGCGAAGCAAGGTGCCATGTTAATGGAAGCCTACGATACTGAAAAGGGAGCTGGGACTATGAGCCCATACACGTTCTTACGTGCGAATGGACCAGAACCTTGGAATGCTGCCTATGTTGAACCATCACGTCGTCCAGCGGATGGACGTTATGGAGACAACCCTAATCGTTTGTACCAACACCACCAATTCCAAGTGGTTATGAAGCCATCTCCTGATAACATTCAAGAACTATACCTAGAATCATTGGAAGCATTGGGAATTGATCCACTTGCTCACGATATTCGTTTCGTTGAAGATAACTGGGAAAACCCATCAATGGGTGCGGCTGGAATCGGTTGGGAAATCTGGTTAGACGGAATGGAAGTGACGCAATTTACGTACTTCCAACAAGTTGGGGGAATCCCAGTTGATGCCGTTACATCAGAAATCACATACGGTTTGGAGCGTTTGGCGTCATACATTCAAGACGTACCAACTGTTTACGATCTAGAATGGGGAAATGGTGTTCTTTACGGTGACATCTTTAAGGAACCAGAATTCGAACACTCAACATACTCATTTGATACATCTGATGCAGAGATGTTATTGCGTCACTTCAATGAATACGAAGTTGAAGCAAAGCGTGCATTGGAAGCTGGTTTAGTACACCCCGCCTATGACTACATTCTAAAGGCATCACACACATTTAACTTGTTAGATGCACGTGGAACGGTATCTGTTACAGAACGTGCGAAGTACTTGAGCCGTATCCGTAACATGGCTCGTATGGTGGCTAAGGCCTTTATCGCTGAACGTAAGAAGCTTGGTTTCCCTCTTTTGAAGGACGAAGCATTGCGTGAAAAGTACTTACCAACGCAAGAAGAGGAGGCCAAGTAA
- the glyS gene encoding glycine--tRNA ligase subunit beta, whose translation MADFLLEIGLEEVPAHLVSPAREQLVERTEAFLTEERLAYGKVEAFSTPRRLAILVRDLADKAEDIALEIKGPIKRAAVDADGNYTKAAQGFVRGQGMTTDDIIIKESNGNEHIFVSKFEAGQAAAEVLQGFKSVVEAMQFPTMMRWGRHSFEYVRPIRWMVALLDENIVPFNVLDVATGRTSRGHRFLGQDTEIATATAYVDALDAQAVLADSEARKGQIWQQIEAIAAANNWSVVRDEDLLEEVNNLVEFPTAFNGNFDAKYLDLPDEVLITSMREHQRFFHVVDEKGALLPHFISVRNGNDQHLDNVIAGNEKVLIARLEDAVFFYGEDQKHDIAYYNDKLNNVSFHAKLGSVADHTRRAQLLAALLADRLDLNEEQQVKLAEAASIYKFDLMTGMVGEFDELQGIMGEKYANLFGEAPEVAAAIREHYMPISAGGELPATDLGKILSLADKLDTLVSFFAGEMIPSGSNDPYALRRAASGVVNILHANDWAFDLNELLVTYVAAITESEDHVGLPEDVVARLVASVADVNDFLTDRVIKDLQDQHVRHDVINAVTQANLTSTTQMFDSAAALLAHQDDANFRGGVEGLTRIMRLTAKNPTDAEVSVELFENDAEAALYAATTALDAETTDDLLVDLLALEPMIAAYFDVTMVMVEDEAVQQNRLATLAVVSEIAGQIANFMQLDVKSK comes from the coding sequence ATGGCAGATTTTCTATTAGAAATTGGACTAGAAGAAGTTCCAGCGCATTTGGTTTCACCAGCGCGCGAACAATTGGTTGAACGTACAGAAGCGTTTTTGACAGAAGAACGTTTGGCCTATGGCAAGGTTGAAGCTTTTTCAACACCTCGTCGTCTAGCTATCCTAGTACGTGATTTGGCGGATAAAGCTGAAGATATCGCACTTGAAATCAAGGGACCTATTAAGCGCGCAGCCGTAGATGCTGATGGTAACTACACAAAGGCAGCGCAAGGATTCGTTCGTGGACAAGGTATGACAACTGATGACATCATCATCAAGGAATCAAACGGAAACGAACACATCTTTGTTTCTAAGTTTGAAGCTGGTCAAGCTGCAGCTGAAGTTTTGCAAGGATTTAAGTCAGTGGTTGAAGCAATGCAATTCCCAACAATGATGCGTTGGGGACGTCACAGCTTTGAATACGTTCGACCAATCCGTTGGATGGTCGCCTTGTTAGATGAAAACATTGTGCCATTTAACGTTTTGGATGTTGCGACAGGACGTACATCACGTGGACACCGTTTCTTAGGACAAGATACTGAAATTGCAACAGCAACGGCATATGTCGATGCGCTAGACGCACAAGCAGTATTGGCTGATTCTGAAGCACGTAAAGGACAAATTTGGCAACAAATTGAAGCCATTGCGGCTGCGAATAACTGGTCAGTTGTTCGTGACGAAGACTTGCTAGAAGAAGTTAACAATTTGGTTGAATTCCCAACGGCATTTAACGGAAACTTCGATGCTAAGTACCTAGACTTGCCAGATGAAGTGTTGATTACATCAATGCGTGAACACCAACGTTTCTTCCACGTTGTCGATGAAAAGGGTGCGCTATTGCCACACTTTATTTCTGTTCGTAATGGTAATGACCAACACTTGGATAACGTGATTGCTGGTAACGAAAAGGTGCTTATTGCCCGTCTTGAAGACGCCGTATTCTTCTACGGTGAAGACCAAAAGCATGATATTGCTTACTACAATGACAAGTTGAACAATGTTTCATTCCACGCAAAGTTGGGATCTGTTGCAGATCACACACGTCGTGCCCAATTGCTAGCTGCTTTGTTAGCTGACCGTTTGGACTTGAATGAAGAACAACAAGTTAAGTTGGCTGAAGCTGCATCAATCTACAAGTTTGACTTGATGACTGGTATGGTTGGTGAATTTGACGAATTGCAAGGTATCATGGGTGAAAAGTATGCCAACTTGTTTGGCGAAGCACCTGAAGTTGCGGCCGCAATTCGTGAACACTACATGCCAATCAGTGCGGGTGGTGAACTGCCTGCAACTGACTTGGGTAAGATTTTGTCTTTGGCAGATAAGCTTGATACATTGGTCTCATTCTTTGCTGGTGAAATGATTCCTTCTGGATCAAATGACCCATACGCTTTGCGTCGTGCCGCATCAGGTGTTGTAAACATCTTGCATGCGAACGATTGGGCTTTTGACTTGAATGAATTGCTAGTCACATACGTTGCTGCCATTACAGAAAGTGAAGACCATGTTGGTTTGCCAGAAGACGTGGTTGCGCGTTTGGTAGCCAGTGTTGCTGATGTAAACGACTTTTTGACAGACCGTGTTATTAAGGACTTGCAAGATCAACATGTTCGTCACGACGTGATTAATGCTGTGACACAAGCAAACTTAACAAGCACAACACAAATGTTTGATTCAGCTGCGGCTTTGTTAGCACATCAAGATGATGCTAACTTCCGTGGTGGTGTTGAAGGATTGACACGTATCATGCGTTTGACAGCCAAGAACCCAACTGACGCAGAAGTATCAGTAGAATTGTTTGAAAACGATGCAGAAGCAGCCTTGTACGCTGCTACAACAGCGTTGGATGCAGAAACAACTGATGACTTGTTAGTTGATTTGTTGGCCCTAGAACCAATGATCGCCGCATACTTTGATGTAACAATGGTTATGGTTGAAGATGAAGCGGTCCAACAAAATCGTCTTGCAACCTTAGCGGTTGTGAGTGAGATTGCTGGTCAAATTGCAAACTTCATGCAATTGGATGTTAAGAGTAAATAA
- the fba gene encoding class II fructose-1,6-bisphosphate aldolase — translation MMITNSTEMLQAARQGGYAVPAFNANNLEWVKAILQAAQKTNSPVIVQVTGGAAKYMGSFKVAHDLIVNLHDALNITVPVAIHLDHGAYLETQEALAAGFTSIMFDGSSLDIDDNLVQTTKLAVQLHARDVTLEGEVGTIGGEEDGIVAQGEIAPVEDAVRMAESGVDMLAVGIGNIHGPYPDDWQGLDFDHLRAITAAIKNKMAIDMPLVLHGGSGIPDDQIQEAIKLGVAKINVNTEGQLAFHDAIRAFVLADKDLEGKNYDPRKFLLPGTNAIEDMCVERIHVFGSNGKA, via the coding sequence ATCATGATTACAAATAGTACTGAAATGTTGCAGGCGGCACGCCAAGGTGGCTATGCTGTACCTGCATTTAATGCGAATAATTTGGAATGGGTGAAGGCGATTCTACAAGCAGCCCAAAAGACAAACTCACCAGTGATTGTGCAAGTAACTGGTGGCGCGGCTAAGTATATGGGAAGTTTTAAAGTGGCCCATGATTTAATTGTAAATTTGCACGATGCATTAAACATTACTGTGCCAGTTGCGATTCATCTAGATCATGGTGCATATTTAGAAACCCAAGAAGCATTAGCCGCAGGGTTCACGTCAATTATGTTTGACGGTTCTTCACTAGATATTGATGACAATTTAGTCCAAACGACCAAGTTAGCGGTGCAATTACATGCACGTGATGTCACCTTAGAAGGTGAAGTTGGTACCATTGGTGGTGAAGAAGATGGAATTGTGGCGCAAGGTGAAATTGCCCCTGTAGAAGATGCGGTTAGAATGGCAGAGTCAGGGGTGGATATGTTGGCGGTGGGTATTGGAAATATTCATGGTCCATATCCTGATGATTGGCAAGGATTAGATTTTGATCACTTAAGAGCCATTACAGCGGCGATTAAAAACAAAATGGCCATTGATATGCCGCTAGTGTTGCACGGTGGCTCAGGTATTCCAGACGACCAAATTCAAGAAGCCATTAAATTGGGTGTGGCAAAGATTAATGTGAATACGGAAGGTCAATTAGCTTTCCATGATGCCATCAGAGCCTTTGTTTTAGCCGATAAAGATTTGGAAGGTAAAAACTATGATCCGCGTAAATTCTTGTTACCAGGAACGAACGCAATTGAAGACATGTGTGTCGAACGAATCCATGTTTTTGGTTCAAATGGCAAAGCCTAA
- a CDS encoding MIP/aquaporin family protein, with product MKRKIFGEVAGTALLIYLGTGLVLLGGPYTDLVGPALGWGFMFTMLVYTFGPLSGPHLNPVVTLTMYLTKRMPGKEAGVYFVSQLVGGLLGELALIATYSGFLSQKGIAWSDAIAEHHLGSTMYPNLTAGSAFFVEMLITTILLTVLLVFMNRLTNEFSGQSPIIVGVTIIALVMFSGNLTGTSMNPVRSLYPALFAGGEALSAVWVYLTAPFAAVFIAVLIDKYILND from the coding sequence ATGAAGCGCAAGATTTTTGGTGAAGTAGCGGGAACCGCGCTATTGATTTATTTAGGGACAGGTTTGGTATTACTTGGTGGTCCATACACTGATTTGGTAGGTCCAGCATTAGGTTGGGGATTCATGTTTACCATGTTAGTTTACACATTTGGTCCACTATCAGGTCCGCATTTGAACCCAGTTGTAACGTTGACAATGTATTTGACAAAGCGCATGCCTGGTAAAGAAGCGGGTGTTTACTTTGTAAGCCAACTAGTTGGTGGATTGCTAGGTGAATTAGCGTTAATTGCAACATACAGTGGTTTCTTGTCACAAAAGGGAATTGCATGGTCTGATGCAATTGCTGAACACCATTTGGGAAGTACAATGTATCCTAACCTAACAGCAGGATCAGCTTTCTTTGTAGAAATGTTGATTACAACAATCTTGTTGACTGTATTGTTGGTCTTCATGAACCGTCTAACGAATGAATTCTCAGGACAATCTCCCATCATTGTGGGTGTAACAATTATTGCGCTTGTGATGTTCAGTGGGAACCTAACAGGAACTTCAATGAATCCTGTTCGTTCACTATATCCAGCTTTGTTTGCTGGAGGTGAAGCACTATCTGCTGTCTGGGTATACTTAACAGCGCCATTTGCAGCCGTATTTATTGCTGTATTGATTGATAAATATATTTTAAATGACTAA
- a CDS encoding L-lactate permease, translating into MTILVSILPIVLPVILLGILNMPAVKGMAISALAVTVAAYLYWGMPGDAIGASILQGIHKSLPIAWILLGAMLLLKVLQHTGAIDRINLGFMNLTQDMRLQAVMIAFLFGSLMEGVSGFGTPAMVTGPLLIALGFKPLSAVFLALVSDSTAVSFGAVGTPLTVGLSNAVPANELPQVAMQISQIELFVGTFMPLILIGMLVMVLPNQYSNNRLKSLLEVVPWLLLIGLTYTGTSFTVVRVIGYEMASIISPLIAIAVSVLTIKFGILVPKSAKENPWRQEPMSTENSTEIKSDMPLLLAWLPYILVVVALLMTKFVTPIKTFINSTFDLSYRQILGFETINSDWLILANPGTILLIVAIVTLYLQGGRWRPFQSKAVDVVKGMKGTMTALVVTLIMVQVFTNSTYNMNDLVSMPIYLASTLAEYLSSTWLIIAPVLGALGSFITGSATVSNLTFSPIQHSVSVDAGLNQSLVLALQVIGAAIGNMICIHNIVAAGGAVGLNGKEGDILRKTIIPALIYVTLLIIVGSIFGMINA; encoded by the coding sequence ATGACAATATTAGTTTCAATATTGCCAATTGTGTTACCGGTGATTCTATTAGGGATTTTGAATATGCCGGCTGTAAAGGGAATGGCAATTAGTGCTTTAGCTGTGACAGTAGCAGCATACTTGTATTGGGGGATGCCAGGGGATGCAATTGGGGCCTCTATCCTACAAGGAATTCACAAGAGCTTACCAATTGCATGGATTTTATTGGGAGCCATGTTGCTACTAAAAGTGTTGCAACATACAGGGGCCATTGATCGTATTAATTTAGGATTTATGAACCTAACGCAAGACATGCGTCTCCAAGCCGTGATGATTGCCTTTTTGTTTGGATCATTAATGGAAGGTGTGTCAGGATTCGGAACGCCAGCGATGGTAACGGGACCTTTGTTGATTGCCTTGGGATTTAAGCCATTGTCAGCGGTATTTTTGGCATTGGTATCTGATTCAACTGCCGTATCATTTGGGGCTGTGGGAACACCTCTAACGGTAGGTCTAAGTAATGCGGTACCTGCCAATGAATTACCACAAGTGGCGATGCAAATCTCTCAAATTGAATTGTTTGTGGGAACATTTATGCCATTAATTCTAATCGGTATGTTAGTAATGGTATTGCCTAACCAATACAGCAACAACCGTCTAAAGAGCTTATTAGAAGTCGTACCTTGGTTGTTGTTGATTGGATTAACATACACTGGAACAAGCTTTACGGTTGTTCGTGTGATTGGTTACGAAATGGCGTCAATTATTTCACCATTAATTGCCATCGCAGTGAGTGTGTTAACGATTAAGTTCGGTATTTTAGTACCAAAGTCAGCCAAAGAAAATCCATGGCGTCAAGAACCAATGTCAACGGAGAACAGCACAGAAATTAAGAGTGACATGCCGCTATTGTTGGCGTGGTTACCATACATCTTAGTGGTTGTAGCATTATTGATGACAAAGTTTGTGACACCAATCAAAACATTCATTAACAGTACCTTTGATTTGTCATATCGCCAAATTCTAGGTTTTGAAACAATTAATTCTGATTGGTTGATTTTGGCTAACCCAGGAACAATCTTGTTGATTGTGGCAATTGTGACTTTGTATTTGCAAGGTGGTCGTTGGCGTCCATTCCAATCAAAGGCTGTTGATGTTGTGAAGGGGATGAAGGGAACAATGACAGCCCTAGTTGTGACATTGATTATGGTACAAGTCTTCACGAACTCAACTTATAACATGAACGATTTGGTAAGTATGCCAATTTATCTTGCTTCTACATTGGCTGAATATCTAAGTAGCACTTGGCTAATTATTGCGCCTGTACTGGGAGCGCTTGGATCATTCATTACAGGTAGTGCCACAGTTTCCAACTTAACATTCTCACCTATTCAACATAGTGTGTCTGTGGATGCTGGTTTGAACCAGTCATTAGTACTAGCGCTACAAGTCATTGGTGCAGCCATTGGAAATATGATTTGTATTCATAACATTGTTGCCGCTGGTGGTGCTGTTGGCTTGAATGGTAAAGAAGGGGACATTCTTCGTAAGACCATTATTCCAGCCTTAATCTATGTCACATTACTAATTATCGTTGGTTCTATCTTTGGGATGATTAACGCATAA
- a CDS encoding TerC family protein codes for MEVSIGYWIGFFAFVIVMLALDLGVFHKNNETPTMKSSLLWSAFWIALAFAFAGGVWVVGGSAPAIDFVTAYLLEKSLSIDNLFIFILVFTFFGIESKYQHRLLFWGVFGALVMRVIFIFGGAALLHRFAWLMYIFGIFLVITGIKMFFEKDDNQDLNDNKMIKFFRKFLPLKEDVKEPHFVVRENGKLYATQFLLALLFIEASDLLFAVDSIPAVLAVSQDTFIVVTSNIFAIMGLRSLYFALAGILPMFRYIKYGLAGILTFIGFKMILNEGSAMFDLPFKISNTVSLAVIVILLVGSIGASIWATKQEEKAQQS; via the coding sequence ATGGAAGTTAGTATTGGATATTGGATTGGATTTTTTGCGTTTGTCATTGTTATGTTGGCCTTGGATTTAGGGGTCTTCCATAAAAATAACGAGACACCAACAATGAAGTCATCCTTACTTTGGAGTGCATTTTGGATTGCCTTAGCATTCGCCTTTGCCGGCGGTGTGTGGGTAGTTGGCGGATCTGCTCCAGCTATTGACTTTGTAACAGCATACTTGTTAGAAAAGTCATTGAGTATTGATAATTTATTTATCTTTATTCTGGTCTTCACATTCTTTGGGATTGAATCGAAGTACCAACACCGTTTGTTGTTCTGGGGAGTTTTCGGAGCGCTTGTAATGCGTGTTATCTTTATCTTCGGTGGTGCAGCCTTACTACATCGTTTTGCTTGGTTGATGTACATTTTCGGAATTTTCTTGGTGATTACAGGAATCAAGATGTTCTTTGAGAAAGATGACAATCAAGACTTGAACGATAATAAGATGATTAAGTTCTTCCGTAAGTTCTTGCCATTGAAGGAAGATGTTAAGGAGCCACATTTTGTGGTTCGTGAAAATGGAAAGTTGTATGCCACACAGTTCTTGTTGGCATTGCTATTCATTGAAGCCTCTGACCTATTGTTTGCTGTAGATTCTATTCCAGCAGTATTGGCCGTGTCACAAGATACCTTTATCGTTGTGACATCTAATATTTTTGCGATTATGGGATTGCGTTCATTGTACTTTGCCTTAGCAGGGATTTTGCCAATGTTCCGTTACATCAAGTACGGTCTAGCCGGGATCTTAACATTTATCGGATTTAAGATGATTTTGAATGAAGGTAGTGCGATGTTTGACTTACCATTTAAGATTTCAAACACAGTCTCATTGGCTGTGATTGTTATCTTGTTGGTGGGATCAATCGGTGCTTCTATCTGGGCAACCAAGCAAGAAGAAAAAGCACAACAATCATAA
- a CDS encoding lactonase family protein, with the protein MAEKILFGTYTKSASKGIYEATFDDATGTMGPVELVAEVGSPTYVALSKANKLYAVDRKNGEEGGIAMLDYANDQAEMVQEVVEPGASAAYVAVDEARQFVYSANYHRGLVQVFKIEADGQLTETDRYQATGKGPRPEQASSHMHFFNVTPDGRLVAVDLGSDNVLTFDLSSDGKLTLVNTYTTEPGYGPRHIRFSADGKHAYLLGELSSKLTVLSYNEDGSLTPLQVVSTIPADWTEHNGTAAIYLSNDNRFLYSTNRGHNSMAVFEIQEDGAHVELIQLISTEGEFPRDFALSPSNDYLIAANQNTDNVTIYSRDAQSGKLTLKEKDLFLPEGVCVKFI; encoded by the coding sequence ATGGCAGAGAAGATTTTATTTGGTACGTACACAAAGTCAGCATCAAAGGGGATTTACGAAGCAACGTTTGATGACGCAACAGGTACAATGGGACCAGTTGAATTGGTTGCAGAAGTTGGATCACCAACTTATGTTGCCTTGAGTAAGGCAAACAAGCTATACGCTGTTGATCGTAAGAACGGCGAAGAAGGTGGAATTGCTATGCTTGATTACGCAAATGATCAAGCAGAAATGGTACAAGAAGTGGTTGAACCTGGAGCATCAGCAGCATATGTTGCTGTCGATGAAGCGCGTCAATTTGTTTACTCAGCAAATTATCACCGTGGATTGGTACAAGTATTCAAGATTGAAGCCGATGGGCAATTGACTGAAACTGACCGTTACCAAGCAACTGGAAAGGGTCCTCGTCCAGAACAAGCATCATCACACATGCACTTTTTCAACGTGACACCAGATGGTCGTTTGGTTGCTGTTGATTTGGGTTCAGACAATGTTTTGACATTTGATTTGTCATCTGATGGTAAGTTGACATTGGTTAACACATACACAACAGAACCTGGTTACGGACCACGTCATATCCGTTTCAGTGCAGATGGTAAGCATGCTTACTTGTTAGGGGAATTGTCATCAAAGCTAACTGTTTTGTCATACAATGAAGATGGTTCATTGACACCGTTACAAGTGGTTTCAACAATTCCAGCTGATTGGACAGAACACAATGGAACAGCCGCCATTTACTTGTCAAATGACAACCGTTTCTTGTACAGCACAAACCGTGGACACAATTCAATGGCTGTCTTTGAAATCCAAGAAGATGGTGCACATGTTGAATTGATTCAATTGATTAGCACAGAAGGGGAATTCCCACGTGATTTCGCGTTGTCACCATCAAATGACTATTTGATTGCTGCAAACCAAAACACAGATAACGTTACGATTTATTCACGTGATGCCCAATCTGGAAAGTTGACTTTGAAGGAAAAGGACTTGTTCTTGCCTGAAGGAGTTTGCGTTAAGTTTATCTAA
- a CDS encoding tRNA (cytidine(34)-2'-O)-methyltransferase produces MSTNHIVLFEPLMPANTGNMARTATGTNTKLHLIEPLGFKLDDKHVKRAGLDYWDTVDITVHKNLPAFMATLTEQDQLFLISKFAPQSYHQADYTNPDHDYYFMFGKETTGLPEMFMKEHAEKALRIPQNDTNIRSLNVSNTASIIIYEALRQQGFPNLDLTQDYDYDKLK; encoded by the coding sequence ATGAGCACGAACCATATTGTTTTATTTGAACCGTTGATGCCAGCTAACACAGGGAACATGGCCCGTACGGCAACCGGAACAAACACAAAGCTACACTTGATTGAACCATTAGGATTTAAGTTAGATGATAAGCATGTTAAGCGTGCTGGATTGGATTACTGGGATACTGTTGATATTACAGTTCACAAGAATTTACCAGCATTCATGGCAACTTTGACTGAACAAGATCAATTGTTCTTGATTTCTAAGTTTGCACCACAATCTTATCATCAAGCAGATTACACAAATCCAGATCATGACTATTACTTTATGTTTGGTAAAGAAACAACTGGTTTGCCTGAAATGTTCATGAAGGAACATGCTGAAAAGGCTTTGCGTATTCCACAAAACGATACAAACATCCGTTCTTTGAACGTATCAAACACAGCATCAATTATTATCTATGAAGCATTGCGTCAACAAGGATTCCCAAACTTGGACCTTACGCAAGACTATGATTACGATAAGCTAAAGTAG